In a genomic window of Paroedura picta isolate Pp20150507F chromosome 14, Ppicta_v3.0, whole genome shotgun sequence:
- the LOC143824094 gene encoding potassium voltage-gated channel subfamily A member 1 isoform X1, producing the protein MTVMVGENMDETSALPGHPQDSYRPGAHDDHECCERVVINIAGLRFETQLKTLAQFPNTLLGNPKKRMRYFDPLRNEYFFDRNRPSFDAILYYYQSGGRLRRPVNVPLDMFSEEIKFYELGEEAMEKFREDEGFIKEEERPLPETEYKRQIWLLFEYPESSGPARIIAIVSVMVILISIVIFCLETLPALKAPGREYTELLNRSDNSTMLQKFNIFTDPFFVVETLCIIWFSFELVVRFFACPSKAEFFKNIMNFIDIVAIIPYFITLGTEMAEQEGPQKGEQATSLAILRVIRLVRVFRIFKLSRHSKGLQILGQTLKASMRELGLLIFFLFIGVILFSSAVYFAEAEEPETHFGSIPDAFWWAVVSMTTVGYGDMYPVTIGGKIVGSLCAIAGVLTIALPVPVIVSNFNYFYHRETEGEEQAQLLKVSSPNLASDSDLSRRSSSTISKSEYMEIEEDMNNSIDNFREANLRTGNYTIANQNCVNKSKLLTDV; encoded by the coding sequence ATGACTGTGATGGTCGGGGAGAACATGGATGAGACTTCTGCATTGCCAGGCCATCCGCAGGACAGCTACCGGCCTGGCGCTCACGATGACCACGAATGTTGCGAGAGGGTCGTCATCAACATTGCCGGCCTGAGGTTTGAGACGCAGCTGAAGACGCTTGCCCAGTTCCCCAACACCTTGCTAGGCAACCCCAAGAAGCGCATGCGGTACTTTGATCCGCTGCGGAACGAATACTTTTTCGATCGGAACCGGCCCAGCTTCGATGCCATTCTCTATTACTACCAGTCCGGAGGCCGGCTGCGTAGGCCTGTGAACGTGCCCTTGGACATGTTCTCGGAGGAGATCAAGTTCTACGAACTGGGAGAGGAAGCCATGGAAAAGTTCCGGGAAGATGAAGGCTTCATCAAAGAGGAAGAGAGGCCCCTGCCCGAGACGGAATACAAGCGCCAGATATGGCTCCTCTTTGAATACCCCGAGAGTTCCGGGCCGGCCCGGATCATTGCCATAGTCTCTGTCATGGTGATTTTAATCTCCATAGTCATCTTTTGCTTGGAAACTTTGCCAGCCTTGAAAGCGCCTGGCAGGGAGTATACGGAGCTCCTAAACCGCAGCGACAACTCCACCATGCTGCAGAAGTTCAACATCTTCACCGACCCCTTCTTTGTCGTGGAGACCCTGTGCATCATTTGGTTTTCCTTTGAGTTGGTGGTGCGTTTTTTTGCCTGTCCCAGCAAAGCCGAGTTCTTCAAGAACATCATGAACTTCATAGACATAGTTGCCATCATCCCTTATTTCATCACGCTGGGCACAGAGATGGCCGAGCAGGAGGGGCCCCAAAAAGGGGAGCAAGCCACCTCTTTGGCTATCCTGAGGGTCATCAGACTGGTAAGAGTCTTTAGAATCTTCAAACTCTCCAGACATTCTAAGGGCCTGCAGATTTTGGGACAGACCCTCAAGGCGAGCATGAGGGAGTTAGGGTTGCTTATCTTTTTCCTCTTCATTGGGGTGATTTTGTTCTCTAGCGCGGTGTATTTTGCCGAAGCGGAAGAACCCGAGACTCATTTTGGCAGCATCCCCGATGCTTTCTGGTGGGCAGTGGTTTCCATGACCACTGTGGGATATGGTGACATGTACCCTGTGACAATTGGAGGCAAGATAGTTGGCTCCTTGTGTGCCATCGCTGGTGTGCTAACAATTGCCCTGCCTGTACCTGTCATTGTGTCCAACTTCAACTACTTCTACCACCGAGAAACAGAGGGGGAAGAACAGGCTCAGTTACTTAAAGTTAGCTCTCCTAATTTAGCATCTGACAGTGACTTGAGTCGCCGTAGCTCCTCTACAATCAGCAAATCTGAGTACATGGAAATTGAAGAGGATATGAATAATAGCATAGACAATTTTAGAGAGGCTAACCTCAGAACTGGCAACTACACCATAGCCAACCAAAACTGTGTTAATAAAAGCAAGCTGCTCACagatgtttaa
- the LOC143824094 gene encoding potassium voltage-gated channel subfamily A member 1 isoform X2 has protein sequence MTVMVGENMDETSALPGHPQDSYRPGAHDDHECCERVVINIAGLRFETQLKTLAQFPNTLLGNPKKRMRYFDPLRNEYFFDRNRPSFDAILYYYQSGGRLRRPVNVPLDMFSEEIKFYELGEEAMEKFREDEGFIKEEERPLPETEYKRQIWLLFEYPESSGPARIIAIVSVMVILISIVIFCLETLPALKAPGREYTELLNRSDNSTMLQKFNIFTDPFFVVETLCIIWFSFELVVRFFACPSKAEFFKNIMNFIDIVAIIPYFITLGTEMAEQEGPQKGEQATSLAILRVIRLEAVQDSYTAWLWSGDDSSFQPVF, from the coding sequence ATGACTGTGATGGTCGGGGAGAACATGGATGAGACTTCTGCATTGCCAGGCCATCCGCAGGACAGCTACCGGCCTGGCGCTCACGATGACCACGAATGTTGCGAGAGGGTCGTCATCAACATTGCCGGCCTGAGGTTTGAGACGCAGCTGAAGACGCTTGCCCAGTTCCCCAACACCTTGCTAGGCAACCCCAAGAAGCGCATGCGGTACTTTGATCCGCTGCGGAACGAATACTTTTTCGATCGGAACCGGCCCAGCTTCGATGCCATTCTCTATTACTACCAGTCCGGAGGCCGGCTGCGTAGGCCTGTGAACGTGCCCTTGGACATGTTCTCGGAGGAGATCAAGTTCTACGAACTGGGAGAGGAAGCCATGGAAAAGTTCCGGGAAGATGAAGGCTTCATCAAAGAGGAAGAGAGGCCCCTGCCCGAGACGGAATACAAGCGCCAGATATGGCTCCTCTTTGAATACCCCGAGAGTTCCGGGCCGGCCCGGATCATTGCCATAGTCTCTGTCATGGTGATTTTAATCTCCATAGTCATCTTTTGCTTGGAAACTTTGCCAGCCTTGAAAGCGCCTGGCAGGGAGTATACGGAGCTCCTAAACCGCAGCGACAACTCCACCATGCTGCAGAAGTTCAACATCTTCACCGACCCCTTCTTTGTCGTGGAGACCCTGTGCATCATTTGGTTTTCCTTTGAGTTGGTGGTGCGTTTTTTTGCCTGTCCCAGCAAAGCCGAGTTCTTCAAGAACATCATGAACTTCATAGACATAGTTGCCATCATCCCTTATTTCATCACGCTGGGCACAGAGATGGCCGAGCAGGAGGGGCCCCAAAAAGGGGAGCAAGCCACCTCTTTGGCTATCCTGAGGGTCATCAGACTG